One segment of Candidatus Arsenophonus lipoptenae DNA contains the following:
- the wecB gene encoding non-hydrolyzing UDP-N-acetylglucosamine 2-epimerase: MNDKLCILSIIGTRPEIIRLSEIFKKLDIYCNHIIVHTGQNYDYTLNEIFFNDLGVRKPDYFLNSAGKNAAITIGNIIIKIDKLLFKINPDAILVLGDTNSCLAVLSAKRKKIPIFHIEAGNRCFDQRVPEEINRKIIDHIADINLTYSDIAREYLLAEGFNPDRIIKIGSPMYEVIHKHINKINSSNILNRIKLKAGKYFIISAHREENVENANNIKKLADILNKIAEKYDFPIIVSTHPRTRKCVEKNNLIFHSNIQLIKPLGFTDYVKLQIESKAVLSDSGTLIEESSILNFPALNIRETHERPEGMEEASVIMTGLSTKRIIQALSILENQPTGKHRLLKLVNDYFIPNVSDKVIRIIFSYIDYVNRIIWKKY, translated from the coding sequence ATGAACGATAAACTATGTATACTTAGTATTATTGGAACGAGACCAGAAATTATAAGACTTTCTGAAATATTTAAGAAGCTTGATATATATTGTAATCACATAATTGTTCATACTGGTCAAAATTATGATTATACATTAAATGAAATTTTCTTTAATGATTTAGGTGTTAGAAAACCAGATTATTTTCTTAATTCTGCAGGTAAAAATGCAGCAATTACAATTGGTAATATTATAATCAAAATAGATAAATTACTTTTTAAAATAAATCCAGATGCAATATTAGTATTAGGTGATACAAATAGTTGTTTAGCTGTATTATCTGCTAAAAGAAAGAAAATACCTATTTTTCATATAGAAGCAGGTAATAGATGTTTTGATCAAAGAGTTCCAGAAGAAATTAATAGAAAAATTATTGATCATATTGCAGATATTAATTTAACTTATTCAGATATAGCTAGAGAATATCTACTAGCTGAGGGTTTTAATCCAGATCGAATAATAAAAATTGGTAGCCCCATGTATGAAGTTATTCATAAACATATTAATAAAATTAATTCATCAAATATATTAAATCGTATTAAGCTTAAAGCTGGCAAATACTTTATTATCAGTGCTCATCGCGAAGAAAATGTGGAAAACGCAAATAATATTAAAAAATTAGCAGATATTTTAAATAAAATTGCAGAAAAATATGATTTTCCAATAATAGTATCAACACACCCACGCACTAGAAAATGTGTAGAAAAAAACAATCTTATTTTCCATTCAAATATTCAACTAATAAAACCACTCGGTTTTACTGATTATGTAAAATTACAAATTGAATCTAAAGCTGTACTTTCAGATAGCGGAACGCTTATAGAAGAATCTTCTATTCTTAATTTTCCTGCATTAAATATTCGTGAAACACATGAAAGACCAGAAGGAATGGAAGAAGCTTCAGTAATTATGACTGGTTTAAGTACAAAAAGAATAATACAAGCATTATCTATTTTAGAAAACCAACCAACTGGAAAACATCGCTTATTAAAATTAGTCAACGATTACTTTATACCTAATGTTTCAGATAAAGTGATCCGTATAATATTTAGCTATATTGATTATGTTAATCGTATTATTTGGAAAAAATATTAG
- the lpdA gene encoding dihydrolipoyl dehydrogenase, whose translation MMSIEITTQVVVIGAGPAGYSSAFRCSDLGLQTILIERYSTLGGVCLNVGCIPSKALLHISKIIKEVQSLISHGIICGEHNIDINKVRLWTDKVISKLTIGLEVMAKNRNVKVINGIGKFIDDHTLIVDSEKERITIKFDNAIIAAGSRPIHLPFIPHNDPRIWDSTDAIKLREVPKYMLVIGGGIIGLEISSIYQALGSKIDIIEIFDQVIPAVDEDIIKVFTRQISKNFNLLLETKVTSVEVKQDGLYVTMEDKNGSIKKNFYDTILVATGRIPNSDLIDFGNLRIEVDNHGFINTDKQMRTNIQNIYAVGDIAGQPMLAHKGIHEGHVAAEVISGLKHYFDPKIIPSIAYTDPEIAWVGITEKIAKEKDINYEIASFPWTASGRAIASNYLDGITKLIFDKKTNRIIGGSVVGVNAGELLGEIGLAIEMGCDAQDIALTVHAHPTLYESIGMAAKIFEGSITDLLNPQVKNKLHF comes from the coding sequence ATAATGAGTATTGAAATTACAACTCAAGTAGTAGTTATAGGAGCTGGCCCAGCAGGATATTCTTCAGCTTTTCGTTGTTCAGATCTTGGTTTACAAACTATTTTAATAGAACGTTATTCTACATTAGGTGGAGTATGTCTTAATGTAGGTTGTATTCCATCAAAAGCATTATTACATATTTCTAAAATTATTAAAGAAGTACAGTCATTGATATCACATGGTATTATATGTGGTGAACATAATATAGATATTAATAAAGTAAGATTATGGACAGATAAAGTTATTAGTAAATTAACAATTGGTTTAGAAGTAATGGCAAAAAATCGTAATGTTAAGGTTATTAATGGAATAGGTAAGTTTATTGATGATCATACATTAATAGTTGACTCTGAAAAAGAAAGAATAACTATAAAATTTGATAATGCTATTATTGCAGCTGGTTCACGTCCAATACATCTTCCATTTATTCCCCATAATGATCCTAGAATATGGGATTCTACTGATGCTATAAAATTAAGGGAAGTACCTAAATATATGTTAGTTATTGGCGGTGGTATTATTGGTTTAGAAATAAGTTCTATTTATCAAGCATTAGGATCTAAAATAGATATTATTGAAATATTTGATCAAGTTATTCCTGCAGTAGATGAAGATATTATTAAAGTTTTTACTAGGCAGATAAGTAAAAATTTTAATTTGTTATTAGAAACTAAAGTTACTTCAGTAGAAGTAAAACAAGACGGTTTATATGTCACAATGGAAGATAAGAATGGATCTATTAAGAAAAATTTTTATGATACTATTTTAGTTGCAACTGGTCGTATTCCAAATAGTGATTTAATCGATTTTGGTAATTTAAGGATAGAAGTAGACAATCATGGATTTATTAATACTGATAAACAAATGCGTACTAATATCCAAAATATTTATGCTGTTGGTGATATTGCAGGCCAACCTATGTTGGCACATAAAGGCATTCATGAAGGTCATGTTGCTGCAGAAGTTATTTCTGGTTTAAAACATTATTTTGATCCAAAAATTATTCCTTCAATTGCTTATACTGATCCTGAGATTGCTTGGGTTGGTATTACTGAAAAAATAGCTAAAGAAAAAGATATTAATTATGAAATAGCTAGTTTTCCATGGACTGCTTCTGGTCGTGCTATTGCATCTAATTATTTAGATGGTATTACTAAACTTATCTTTGATAAAAAAACTAATCGTATTATTGGCGGATCGGTTGTTGGTGTTAATGCTGGAGAATTACTTGGTGAAATTGGATTAGCAATTGAAATGGGATGTGATGCACAAGATATTGCATTAACTGTTCATGCGCATCCTACATTATATGAATCAATTGGTATGGCAGCTAAGATATTTGAAGGAAGTATTACTGATTTATTAAATCCACAAGTAAAAAATAAATTACATTTTTAA